The window ctctgcttctctcctccactgAGGACGTCCATCCAGTCTTGGACTGAGTCCCAGCTGCCCTCCCTGTCTAGGATGTGTCCCAGCTGAACATTGTCCAGGTACTCCTTCAACACCTAGACACACATTACAAGATAATGGGTGtaattagaaacacacacagcaatggaaGTGAAATCGTGaagtgtgtgggagtgtgttgTATCCCACCTGATCAGAGatgcttttcctcctctgttcttcATGGGTGTCAGGGTAAATGACTTGGTCCCTCAGAGAACCCAGAGTCATGTAGGGTCtctggacaaaaacaacacagtgagcAAACGGAAACTTCAactcccaaaataaaaaggttgcatggaattttaacattttagtttttgtagttttttcttttttaatttagttgGAGTCACTGAACGTTGCATGTTTGAACAGGGCTGTGGTAGATACTGCCCCTAAACATTCAGCACAAGTATATCATAAAACTTGTAGCTTTATTCGTGGCAGAAGTGTTTGATTTTACTACATTTGAAATGCCAACTTAATATTACAATGcgtttatttatatatgtctTTTTTAACACATAAGTAAGGTAATTAGAGCCTGAGTCTCTTGGTGGGCTGAAAGAATTGGCTGATAATGGCTTATcccagatactgtatattggttGAAATGATTAACAACATTATTATCTGATTCTCAAATGCTGATACAGTATCTGTCTTGGCTTTATGAATCTAAGATCGGTATGCCTCCAAGAATTTTTGCTATGTCAAGCTAAATTTGCCCAAGAATAAACCAATTTGCTGCTAAAAGCTAAAGTTGGAACTTAGTTGACACTATGGGAGTTTTTTGGGTGTGAGTGTTGGAAGAGAAAACTTGGCCTACAGAGGATTTTTACCTGTGGAACATAGAAGAGCTTCCCTCTCTCAGGTTTTGTCAGGTGTCCTCCAAACAGAGgccacagctttaaaaaaacatgtgtaattgctttatatttataaagaaaacaaaatatgtacaACATACTGTGTGTACATTACTTTCCTGAGCAAAATTATTTAACTGTGCTTTCCAGTTAGTCAGCATTAACTGGAAGATTTCTCACCTCTCCAAGCACTCTGAACAGAGAGCTCTTTCCACAGCCATTTGGTCCACACACAAGAACATTGGTGCCAGACCTTACCTTCAgaggacagataaacaatgatATGTTTGAATACATTACTACA of the Xiphias gladius isolate SHS-SW01 ecotype Sanya breed wild unplaced genomic scaffold, ASM1685928v1 HiC_scaffold_770, whole genome shotgun sequence genome contains:
- the LOC120787901 gene encoding ATP-binding cassette sub-family D member 3-like, encoding MKVLKELNGGKYERTMVSQQEKDTAEKLILVPGSGQIINRDNIIKFDHTPLATPNGDILIRDLTFEVRSGTNVLVCGPNGCGKSSLFRVLGELWPLFGGHLTKPERGKLFYVPQRPYMTLGSLRDQVIYPDTHEEQRRKSISDQVLKEYLDNVQLGHILDREGSWDSVQDWMDVLSGGE